The window AAGTGCCCAAGTCGAGCTACCGAATCACCTTGCCGCCCGACTACGGGCCGCCGGTGAAGGCCGTGGCCACGCCGTCGCCGAAGGACCGCGTGCGCTACGGCAAGTACCTCGCCGACATCGGCCATTGCATGGAGTGCCATACGCCACGCGATCCGCAGGGCATGCTGCAGATGAAGCACGTCGGTGCCGGTGGCCAGGTCTTCAACGGGCCCTGGGGCCAGAGCGTCGCGCGCAACCTCACGCCGCACGAAAGCGGCCTGAAACCGTGGACCGATGCCCAGATCGTCGCCGCGATCCGTGAGGGGCACGACCGGCAAGGGCAGCCATACAAGCCGCCGATGGCGTTCGGCTTCTACAAGAACATCAGCGATGCCGACATGGCCGCACTCGTGGCCTACCTGCGATCGCTCCAGCCGCAGCCGTTCGCCTTGGCAAAGAACTGAACCGTCAGGCGAAAGGCCCGAGGTAGTCGGTCTTGCCCACTGGCACGCCCTGCTGGCGCAGAATGGCGTGGGCGGTGGCGACGTGGAAGAAGAAATTGGGCAGCGCGAACTGCAGCAGGAAGTCCAGACCGGTGAAGGTGACATCGAGCTTGCCGGTCTTCAACGCGATCTCGCGCGTCTCGCTGCCGTCGAAGGCCGGTTCGTCCACACTTTGCAGGAATGCCCGTGTCTTGGCGATGCGCTCGCGCAACTCGGCGATGCTGGTTTCGTTGTCCTCGAAGCGCGGCGCCGCCCCGCCGGTCAGCCGGGCGATGGCGTTCTTGGAGGTATCGGAGGCGCGCTGGATCTGGCCGGCCAGGTTCAGCATGTCGGGTGCGAGCCGCGCGTCGACGAGGGTCTTCGCGTCGACCCCCCGGCTGGCGGCGAAGGCCTCGGCCTTGTCGAGATAGCTGGACAGAACGCCCAGGCCGCGCAGGTAGACGGGAATGGACAGGCGATGCGCGATAGGGCTCATGGTGTGACGGTGGTTGGCAGTGGGGAAGCCGATGTTAGCGAGACGCCGGCCATCGTGCATGGCGCGGTGAAGGCGGCCCTGCGTTCTGTCCGTAGTACCGGGGTAGCGTCCCGGGGCTGCCGCTGCTAAGCTTTCGCACCCACGCCGCGCACGCCGAACTGTCCAGCCCATTGCAGGAAAGGAGACCGAGC of the Rhodoferax koreense genome contains:
- a CDS encoding cytochrome c, translated to MSTAVRWLTLGAASLLMAVSPVHAQKAGSVERGKYLMQGVVACGNCHTPRGPQGEPLFDKGLSGGMVFDEPPFKAYAPNITPDLQTGIGKWTDAELARAIREGIRPDKTIIGPPMPVAFYRHLSDRDLAAIIAYLRAQPAVANEVPKSSYRITLPPDYGPPVKAVATPSPKDRVRYGKYLADIGHCMECHTPRDPQGMLQMKHVGAGGQVFNGPWGQSVARNLTPHESGLKPWTDAQIVAAIREGHDRQGQPYKPPMAFGFYKNISDADMAALVAYLRSLQPQPFALAKN
- a CDS encoding DUF1993 domain-containing protein, producing the protein MSPIAHRLSIPVYLRGLGVLSSYLDKAEAFAASRGVDAKTLVDARLAPDMLNLAGQIQRASDTSKNAIARLTGGAAPRFEDNETSIAELRERIAKTRAFLQSVDEPAFDGSETREIALKTGKLDVTFTGLDFLLQFALPNFFFHVATAHAILRQQGVPVGKTDYLGPFA